Proteins from a single region of Streptomyces spinoverrucosus:
- a CDS encoding MerR family transcriptional regulator codes for MRSSGDGTAGGAPGRSFGESGPYPPPSSRLRPSGGYAPHGRLSDQAPQRPTAVPSGGGAASMASEEIGYRGPTACAAAGITYRQLDYWARTGLVEPSVRPAYGSGTQRLYSFRDVVVLKIVKRFLDTGVSLQNIRTAVQHLRERGFRDLERMTLMSDGATVYECTSPDEVHALLQGGQGIFGIAVGVVWRDVESALSQLHGERIDTGETLVGNNPADELARRRNRAV; via the coding sequence GTGAGAAGCAGCGGCGACGGTACGGCTGGGGGTGCCCCCGGACGCAGTTTCGGGGAAAGCGGTCCGTACCCTCCCCCGAGCTCTCGGCTCCGTCCGAGTGGGGGGTACGCGCCGCACGGGAGGCTGAGCGATCAGGCTCCACAGCGACCGACGGCCGTTCCCAGCGGCGGAGGGGCGGCGTCCATGGCGTCCGAGGAGATCGGCTATCGCGGTCCGACGGCCTGCGCGGCCGCCGGCATCACCTATCGGCAACTGGACTACTGGGCCCGCACCGGACTCGTCGAGCCGAGCGTGCGGCCCGCCTACGGGTCCGGGACGCAGCGTCTGTACAGCTTCCGTGACGTCGTCGTCCTGAAGATCGTCAAGCGGTTCCTCGACACCGGGGTGTCGCTGCAGAACATCCGCACCGCCGTCCAGCATCTGCGGGAACGTGGCTTCCGGGACCTTGAGCGGATGACGCTGATGAGTGATGGTGCCACCGTCTACGAGTGCACCTCGCCCGACGAGGTCCACGCGCTGCTTCAGGGCGGTCAGGGGATCTTCGGGATCGCCGTCGGTGTGGTGTGGCGGGACGTCGAGAGTGCCCTGTCGCAGCTGCACGGAGAGCGCATCGACACCGGTGAGACGCTTGTCGGGAACAATCCGGCGGACGAACTGGCGCGACGGCGCAACCGGGCCGTCTGA
- a CDS encoding CDP-alcohol phosphatidyltransferase family protein → MEVQETRVQTDRVLTIPNILSMARLLGVPLFLWLILRPEFGGPKSDGWALLVLALSGISDYLDGKLARRWNQISNLGRLLDPAADRLYILSTLVGLTWREILPIWLTAVLLARELVLLVMVGILRRHGYPPPQVNFLGKAATFNLMYAFPLLLLSDGSGWISSLAAIFGWAFAGWGTTLYWWAGVLYVVQVRRLVRADTMAD, encoded by the coding sequence TTGGAGGTCCAGGAGACCCGCGTTCAGACGGACCGGGTCCTCACGATCCCGAACATCCTCAGCATGGCTCGGCTCCTCGGCGTACCCCTCTTCCTGTGGCTGATCCTCAGGCCCGAGTTCGGGGGGCCCAAGAGTGACGGCTGGGCGCTGCTGGTGCTGGCTCTGAGCGGGATCAGTGACTACCTGGACGGCAAACTCGCGCGGCGCTGGAACCAGATCAGCAACCTCGGCCGGCTCCTTGATCCCGCCGCGGACCGGCTCTACATACTGTCGACCCTGGTCGGGCTCACCTGGCGCGAGATTCTGCCTATCTGGTTGACCGCCGTACTGCTGGCGCGAGAACTGGTTCTGCTGGTGATGGTGGGCATCCTCAGGCGCCACGGCTATCCGCCGCCGCAGGTGAACTTCCTTGGCAAGGCCGCCACCTTCAACCTGATGTACGCCTTCCCGTTGTTGCTGCTCAGTGACGGAAGCGGATGGATCTCGTCACTCGCTGCTATTTTCGGATGGGCGTTCGCCGGGTGGGGTACAACCCTCTACTGGTGGGCAGGAGTCCTCTACGTGGTACAGGTCCGCCGTCTGGTTCGAGCGGACACCATGGCCGATTGA
- the gcvP gene encoding aminomethyl-transferring glycine dehydrogenase, translating into MTAQRIPLSELEQGTPFEQRHIGPDQEARAKMLAQVGYGSLDELTAAAVPDVIKNADALDLPGARTEAEVLRELRSLADGNQVLGSMIGLGYYGTFTPPVILRNVMENPAWYTAYTPYQPEISQGRLEALLNFQTVVADLTGLPTSGASLLDEGTAAAEAMALSRRMGKNKKGLFLVDADVLPQTIAVIQTRAEPTGVEVVVADLGEGIPAEVAGREINGVLIQYPGASGAVRDIKAVIDQAHELGALVTVAADLLALALLKSPGELGADIAVGTTQRFGVPMGFGGPHAGYMAVQEKFARSLPGRLVGVSVDADGNKAYRLALQTREQHIRRERATSNICTAQVLLAVMAGMYAVYHGPEGLKAIARRTHRYATILAAGLRNGGVEIVHDAYFDTVTARVPGRAAEVVAAARQNGVNLRLVDADHVSMACDETTNRAQLAAVWTAFGVEGDIEALDDVTAESLPGGLLRTDDYLTHPVFHQHRSETAMLRYLRRLADRDYALDRGMIPLGSCTMKLNATTEMEPVTWPEFGQLHPFAPAEQAQGYLTLIRELEERLAEVTGYDKVSLQPNAGSQGELAGLLAVRGYHRANGDEQRTVCLIPSSAHGTNAASAVMAGMRVVVVKTAEDGEIDVRDLRAKIEQYRDELAVLMITYPSTHGVFEEHVADICAQVHDAGGQVYVDGANLNALVGLAKPGHFGGDVSHLNLHKTFCIPHGGGGPGVGPVAVRSHLAPYLPNHPLQPAAGPETGVGPISAAPWGSAGILPISWAYVRLMGGEGLKRATQVAVLSANYIAKRLEPHYPVLYTGPGGLVAHECIIDLRPLTKATGVSVDDVAKRLIDYGFHAPTMSFPVAGTLMIEPTESEDLTELDRFCEAMIAIRAEIEKVGAGEWPADDNPLRNAPHTAAVLGGEWKHVYSREEAVFPDGVSVADKYWPPVRRIDQAFGDRNLVCSCPPLDAYED; encoded by the coding sequence ATGACCGCCCAGCGCATTCCGCTCTCCGAGCTCGAACAGGGCACACCCTTCGAGCAGCGCCACATCGGGCCCGACCAGGAGGCGCGGGCGAAGATGCTCGCGCAGGTCGGCTACGGCTCGCTCGACGAGCTCACCGCCGCGGCGGTACCGGATGTGATCAAGAACGCCGACGCCCTGGACCTGCCGGGCGCGCGCACCGAGGCCGAGGTGCTGCGCGAGCTGCGCTCCCTGGCCGACGGCAACCAGGTCCTGGGCTCCATGATCGGGCTCGGGTACTACGGGACGTTCACCCCGCCCGTCATCCTGCGCAACGTCATGGAGAACCCGGCCTGGTACACGGCGTACACCCCGTACCAGCCGGAGATCTCGCAGGGCCGGCTGGAGGCGCTGCTGAACTTCCAGACCGTGGTCGCCGACCTCACCGGGTTGCCGACCTCCGGTGCCTCCCTGCTGGACGAGGGCACGGCCGCGGCCGAGGCGATGGCGCTGTCCCGGCGCATGGGCAAGAACAAGAAGGGCCTGTTCCTGGTCGACGCGGACGTGCTGCCGCAGACCATCGCCGTGATCCAGACCCGCGCCGAGCCGACCGGCGTCGAGGTCGTCGTCGCCGACCTCGGCGAGGGCATCCCGGCCGAGGTCGCCGGGCGTGAGATCAACGGCGTGCTGATCCAGTACCCGGGCGCCTCCGGGGCCGTACGCGACATCAAGGCGGTCATCGACCAGGCGCACGAACTGGGCGCGCTCGTCACCGTCGCCGCCGATCTGCTGGCGCTGGCGCTGCTGAAGTCGCCGGGTGAGCTGGGCGCGGACATCGCGGTCGGTACGACGCAGCGGTTCGGTGTGCCGATGGGCTTCGGTGGGCCGCACGCCGGTTACATGGCGGTGCAGGAGAAGTTCGCGCGCAGCCTGCCCGGGCGGCTCGTGGGCGTGTCCGTCGACGCCGACGGCAACAAGGCGTACCGGCTGGCGTTGCAGACGCGTGAGCAGCACATCCGGCGGGAGAGGGCGACCAGCAACATCTGCACCGCGCAGGTGCTGCTCGCCGTGATGGCCGGGATGTACGCCGTGTACCACGGGCCCGAGGGGCTGAAGGCCATCGCGCGGCGCACGCACCGGTACGCCACGATCCTCGCCGCGGGTCTGCGCAACGGCGGCGTCGAGATCGTCCACGACGCCTACTTCGACACCGTCACCGCGCGGGTGCCGGGGCGGGCGGCCGAGGTCGTCGCCGCCGCGCGCCAGAACGGTGTCAACCTGCGGCTCGTCGACGCCGACCACGTCTCCATGGCCTGCGACGAGACCACCAACCGGGCCCAACTGGCCGCCGTATGGACGGCGTTCGGTGTCGAGGGGGACATCGAGGCGCTGGACGATGTCACGGCGGAGTCGCTGCCCGGCGGACTGCTGCGCACCGACGACTACCTGACCCACCCGGTCTTCCATCAGCACCGCTCCGAGACCGCGATGCTGCGCTACCTGCGTCGGCTCGCCGACCGCGACTACGCGCTCGACCGGGGCATGATCCCGCTGGGCTCCTGCACCATGAAGCTCAACGCGACCACGGAGATGGAGCCGGTCACCTGGCCGGAGTTCGGGCAACTGCACCCCTTCGCGCCCGCCGAGCAGGCCCAGGGGTACCTGACGCTCATTCGGGAGCTGGAGGAACGTCTCGCGGAGGTCACCGGCTACGACAAGGTGTCGCTGCAGCCCAACGCCGGGTCGCAGGGTGAGCTGGCCGGGCTGCTCGCCGTGCGCGGGTACCACCGGGCGAACGGCGACGAGCAGCGGACCGTGTGCCTGATCCCGTCGTCCGCGCACGGCACGAACGCCGCGAGCGCCGTCATGGCCGGCATGAGGGTCGTCGTGGTGAAGACCGCCGAGGACGGGGAGATCGACGTCCGGGACCTGCGGGCGAAGATCGAGCAGTACCGTGACGAGCTGGCGGTGCTGATGATCACGTACCCCTCCACGCATGGTGTGTTCGAGGAGCATGTCGCCGACATCTGCGCGCAGGTGCACGACGCCGGTGGGCAGGTGTACGTCGACGGGGCCAACCTCAACGCCCTGGTCGGGCTCGCGAAGCCGGGGCACTTCGGTGGCGATGTGTCCCACCTCAACCTGCACAAGACGTTCTGTATCCCGCACGGCGGCGGTGGCCCGGGCGTCGGTCCGGTGGCCGTACGGTCGCACCTGGCGCCGTATCTGCCGAACCACCCCCTGCAGCCCGCGGCCGGGCCGGAGACCGGGGTCGGGCCTATCTCGGCCGCGCCGTGGGGTTCGGCGGGGATTCTGCCGATCTCGTGGGCCTATGTGCGGCTCATGGGCGGCGAGGGGCTGAAGCGGGCCACGCAGGTGGCCGTGCTGAGCGCCAACTACATCGCCAAGCGGCTGGAGCCGCACTACCCCGTGCTGTACACCGGTCCGGGCGGGCTGGTCGCGCACGAGTGCATCATCGATCTGCGGCCGCTGACCAAGGCGACGGGGGTGAGCGTCGACGACGTGGCCAAGCGGCTGATCGACTACGGCTTCCATGCGCCGACGATGTCGTTCCCGGTGGCCGGGACGCTGATGATCGAGCCGACCGAGTCCGAGGACCTGACCGAACTCGACCGGTTCTGCGAGGCGATGATCGCGATTCGGGCGGAGATCGAGAAGGTCGGGGCGGGGGAGTGGCCGGCCGACGACAACCCGCTGCGGAATGCTCCGCACACCGCCGCCGTGCTGGGTGGTGAGTGGAAGCACGTGTACTCGCGTGAGGAGGCCGTGTTCCCGGACGGGGTGTCGGTTGCCGACAAGTACTGGCCGCCGGTGCGGCGGATCGACCAGGCGTTCGGTGACCGGAACCTGGTGTGCTCCTGCCCGCCGTTGGACGCGTACGAGGACTGA
- the ftsR gene encoding transcriptional regulator FtsR produces MRHTPSGGAGYGAAATGSGLMSIGTVLNVLREEFPEVTISKIRFLESEGLIEPQRTPSGYRKFSAGDVERLGHVLRMQRDHYLPLKVIREHLEAMERGEQVRLPALGRQRHGEAVPAVEVSDGPTAARIGRAELLAAAGIGEQELAEWESYGLVTPVADGAYDAEAVTVAALIVELGRFGIEPRHLRAMKAAADREAGLVDQVVAPLRRHRNPQTRAHAEARAKELAGLTVKLHAALVQSALGVRLP; encoded by the coding sequence ATGCGTCACACACCGAGCGGCGGTGCCGGGTATGGTGCCGCCGCCACGGGCAGCGGGCTGATGAGTATTGGCACCGTGTTGAACGTGCTGCGCGAGGAGTTTCCCGAGGTCACGATCTCCAAGATCCGGTTCCTGGAGTCGGAGGGGCTGATCGAGCCGCAGCGGACGCCTTCGGGGTACCGGAAGTTCAGCGCGGGGGATGTCGAGCGGCTCGGGCATGTGCTGCGGATGCAGCGGGACCACTATCTGCCGCTCAAGGTGATCCGTGAGCATCTTGAGGCCATGGAGCGCGGGGAACAGGTGCGGCTGCCCGCGCTGGGCCGACAGCGTCACGGTGAGGCTGTACCGGCCGTCGAGGTGTCCGATGGGCCGACGGCGGCGCGGATCGGGCGGGCGGAGTTGCTGGCGGCGGCCGGGATCGGCGAGCAGGAGCTTGCCGAGTGGGAGTCGTACGGGCTGGTCACCCCGGTGGCGGACGGTGCGTACGACGCCGAGGCGGTCACCGTGGCGGCGCTGATCGTCGAGCTGGGGCGGTTCGGGATCGAGCCGCGGCATCTGCGGGCGATGAAGGCTGCGGCTGATCGTGAGGCCGGGCTCGTGGATCAGGTGGTGGCCCCCCTGAGGCGGCACCGGAATCCGCAGACGAGGGCCCATGCGGAGGCTCGGGCGAAGGAGCTGGCCGGGCTCACGGTGAAGCTGCATGCGGCGTTGGTGCAGAGTGCGCTTGGGGTGCGGCTGCCCTGA
- a CDS encoding mannose-1-phosphate guanyltransferase, with translation MKAVVMAGGEGTRLRPMTSSMPKPLLPVANRPIMEHVLRLLKRHGLNETVVTVQFLASLVKNYFGDGEELGMELTYANEEKPLGTAGSVKNAEEALKDDTFLVISGDALTDFDLTELINFHKEKGALVTVCLTRVPNPLEFGITIVDEEGKVERFLEKPTWGQVFSDTVNTGIYVMEPEVFDYVEADVPVDWSGDVFPQLMKEGKLVYGYVAEGYWEDVGTHESYVKAQADVLEGKVDVEIDGFEISPGVWVAEGAEVHPDAVLRGPLYIGDYAKVEAGAEIREHTVVGSNVVVKSGAFLHKAVVHDNVYVGQHSNLRGCVVGKNTDIMRAARIEDGAVIGDECLIGEESIVQGNVRVYPFKTIEAGAFVNTSVIWESRGQAHLFGARGVSGILNVEITPELAVRLAGAYATTLKKGSTVTTARDHSRGARALKRAVISALQASAIDVRDLENVPLPVARQQTARGSAGGIMIRTTPGVPDSVDIMFFDGQGADLSQASQRKLDRVFARQEYRRAFPGEIGDLHFPASVFDSYTGSLLRNVDTTGIAESGLKVVVDASNGSAGLVLPSLLGKLGVDSLTINPGLDESRPTESADARRSGLVRLGEIVASARAAFGVRFDPVGERLSLVDEKGRIVEDDRALLVMLDLVAAERRSGRVALPVTTTRIAEQVAAYHGTQVEWTTTSPDDLTRVGGDESTIFGGDGKGGFIVPEFSSVFDGAAAFVRLIGLVARTQLTLSQIDARIPRAHVLKRDLATPWAVKGLVMRRVVEAAGDRDVDTTDGVRVVEADGRWVMVLPDPAEAVTHLWAEGPDDASAQALLDEWSAVVDSAGR, from the coding sequence ATGAAGGCCGTCGTGATGGCCGGTGGCGAAGGCACACGCCTTCGTCCCATGACCTCAAGCATGCCCAAGCCGCTCCTGCCGGTGGCCAACCGGCCGATCATGGAGCATGTTCTGCGGCTGCTCAAAAGGCATGGGCTCAACGAGACCGTCGTAACTGTCCAGTTCCTTGCCTCGCTGGTCAAGAACTACTTCGGTGACGGTGAAGAGCTCGGAATGGAGCTCACCTATGCCAACGAGGAGAAGCCACTCGGTACCGCCGGAAGTGTCAAGAACGCTGAAGAGGCGTTGAAGGACGACACGTTCCTGGTCATCTCCGGTGATGCCCTGACCGACTTCGACCTCACCGAACTGATCAACTTCCACAAGGAAAAGGGTGCGCTGGTCACCGTCTGCTTGACCCGTGTCCCGAACCCTTTGGAATTCGGCATCACGATCGTCGACGAAGAGGGCAAGGTCGAGCGGTTCCTGGAGAAGCCGACCTGGGGCCAGGTCTTCTCGGACACCGTGAACACCGGTATCTACGTCATGGAGCCCGAGGTCTTCGACTATGTCGAGGCCGATGTGCCCGTCGACTGGTCCGGCGATGTCTTCCCGCAGCTCATGAAGGAGGGAAAGCTGGTCTACGGCTATGTCGCCGAGGGCTACTGGGAGGACGTCGGCACGCACGAGAGCTATGTGAAGGCGCAGGCCGATGTCCTGGAGGGCAAGGTCGACGTCGAGATCGACGGCTTCGAGATCTCCCCGGGTGTGTGGGTGGCCGAAGGCGCCGAAGTACATCCCGATGCGGTGCTTCGAGGACCGCTGTACATCGGCGACTACGCGAAGGTGGAGGCCGGCGCGGAAATCCGTGAGCACACCGTTGTGGGCTCCAACGTCGTCGTCAAGAGTGGGGCCTTCCTGCACAAGGCCGTCGTGCACGACAACGTGTATGTCGGGCAGCACAGCAATCTGCGGGGCTGTGTCGTCGGGAAGAACACCGACATCATGCGGGCGGCCCGCATCGAGGACGGCGCCGTCATCGGTGATGAGTGCCTCATCGGCGAAGAATCGATCGTGCAGGGCAATGTGCGGGTCTACCCGTTCAAGACCATCGAGGCCGGTGCCTTCGTCAATACCTCGGTCATATGGGAATCGCGGGGCCAGGCGCACCTCTTCGGTGCCCGCGGGGTCTCCGGAATCCTGAACGTCGAGATCACGCCGGAGCTGGCCGTGCGGCTGGCCGGCGCCTACGCGACGACGTTGAAGAAGGGCTCGACCGTCACGACGGCCCGCGACCACTCCCGTGGTGCCCGTGCGCTGAAGCGGGCCGTGATCTCCGCGCTGCAGGCCAGCGCCATCGACGTACGCGACCTGGAGAACGTACCGCTGCCGGTTGCGCGACAGCAGACCGCTCGGGGCAGTGCCGGTGGGATCATGATCCGGACCACGCCCGGGGTGCCGGATTCCGTGGACATCATGTTCTTCGACGGGCAGGGTGCCGATCTTTCGCAGGCTAGTCAGCGGAAGTTGGACCGGGTGTTCGCGCGTCAGGAGTATCGGCGGGCGTTCCCCGGCGAGATCGGGGATCTGCATTTCCCGGCCAGCGTGTTCGACTCCTACACCGGATCGCTGTTGCGCAATGTCGACACCACCGGGATCGCCGAGTCGGGGCTGAAGGTCGTCGTCGACGCGTCGAACGGAAGCGCGGGACTGGTGTTGCCCAGCCTGCTCGGCAAGCTGGGCGTGGACTCGCTGACGATCAATCCCGGTCTGGACGAGTCCAGGCCGACGGAGTCGGCGGATGCGCGGCGGTCGGGGCTCGTGCGGCTGGGAGAGATCGTGGCGTCGGCGCGGGCCGCGTTCGGGGTGCGGTTCGATCCCGTCGGCGAGCGGCTGTCGCTGGTCGACGAGAAGGGGCGGATCGTCGAGGACGACCGGGCGCTGCTCGTGATGCTCGACCTGGTCGCCGCGGAGCGCCGCAGTGGGCGGGTTGCCCTGCCCGTGACCACGACGAGGATCGCCGAGCAGGTCGCGGCGTACCACGGGACTCAGGTCGAGTGGACGACCACGTCGCCCGACGATCTGACCCGGGTCGGCGGCGACGAGTCGACCATCTTCGGAGGTGACGGCAAGGGCGGCTTCATCGTCCCGGAGTTCAGCAGTGTCTTCGACGGTGCGGCGGCCTTCGTACGGCTGATCGGGCTGGTGGCGCGGACGCAGCTCACGCTGAGCCAGATCGACGCGCGCATTCCGCGTGCGCACGTCCTGAAGCGGGATCTGGCGACGCCCTGGGCCGTCAAGGGACTGGTGATGCGGCGGGTCGTCGAGGCGGCCGGAGATCGCGATGTGGACACCACGGACGGGGTGCGCGTGGTGGAGGCCGACGGGCGCTGGGTGATGGTGCTGCCCGATCCGGCCGAGGCGGTCACCCACCTGTGGGCCGAGGGGCCGGACGATGCCTCCGCACAGGCCCTGCTCGACGAGTGGTCGGCGGTGGTGGACAGCGCCGGCCGGTAA
- a CDS encoding PRC-barrel domain-containing protein, giving the protein MQTDIDPRNLIGRKAFDRNGTKIGTIDEVYLDDATGVPEWAAIRTGLFSRDAFVPLEPSRLVEGSLHVPFDRALIKDAPDFGVGRHLSPEQELQLYHHYGLDVAAPPRFPDRDFGKLAGSDET; this is encoded by the coding sequence GTGCAGACCGACATCGATCCGCGCAACCTGATCGGCCGCAAGGCCTTCGACCGCAACGGCACCAAAATAGGCACCATCGACGAGGTCTACCTCGACGACGCGACCGGCGTTCCGGAGTGGGCCGCCATACGTACCGGCCTGTTCAGCAGGGACGCCTTCGTCCCATTGGAGCCGAGCCGACTGGTCGAAGGCAGCCTGCACGTCCCCTTCGACCGGGCCCTGATCAAGGACGCCCCCGACTTCGGCGTCGGCCGCCACCTCTCCCCGGAACAGGAACTGCAGCTCTACCACCACTACGGCCTCGACGTGGCCGCCCCGCCCAGGTTCCCGGACCGCGACTTCGGCAAGCTGGCGGGCTCGGACGAGACGTGA
- a CDS encoding DUF881 domain-containing protein produces MSEQDEKTGTNRLRKELPDEVPAQATPTADADPAAESTPIAAGTPAGASTPAGANAEVAEEKPQPEITGRQRLINGLWPPRVTRAQLIVALLLFGLGFGLAVQVASNSDGDSALRGARQEDLVRILDELDDRTQRLEDEKQGLEKQRDELENSSNQAEEARRQTIEKERQLGVLAGTVAAQGPGITMTIDDTKGTVEADMLLDAIQELRAAGAEAIQVNGVRVVASTYLTDSGESVSVDGNKINAPFRFKVIGKPQDLEPALNIPGGVVQTLEKEQATVTVERSDKIVVDALRAAKRPDYARSSSQ; encoded by the coding sequence ATGAGCGAGCAGGACGAGAAGACGGGCACGAACCGGCTGCGCAAGGAGCTGCCGGACGAGGTGCCGGCCCAGGCCACGCCGACCGCTGACGCCGATCCGGCCGCAGAGAGCACGCCTATCGCGGCCGGCACGCCTGCCGGGGCGAGCACGCCTGCCGGGGCGAACGCGGAGGTCGCCGAGGAGAAGCCCCAGCCGGAGATCACCGGGCGGCAGCGGCTGATCAACGGGCTGTGGCCGCCGCGCGTGACCCGGGCCCAACTCATCGTCGCGCTGCTGCTGTTCGGGCTGGGCTTCGGCCTGGCCGTGCAGGTCGCCTCGAACAGCGACGGCGACAGCGCCCTGCGCGGGGCCCGGCAGGAGGATCTTGTGCGGATCCTCGATGAACTGGACGACCGTACTCAGCGTCTTGAGGACGAGAAGCAGGGTCTCGAAAAGCAGCGGGACGAGCTGGAGAACAGCTCGAACCAGGCCGAGGAGGCCCGGCGGCAGACGATCGAGAAGGAACGGCAACTCGGCGTGCTGGCGGGCACGGTGGCGGCACAGGGGCCCGGCATCACGATGACCATCGACGACACGAAGGGGACGGTCGAGGCGGACATGCTGCTCGACGCGATCCAGGAGCTGCGCGCGGCCGGCGCGGAGGCGATCCAGGTGAACGGCGTGCGGGTCGTCGCGAGCACCTACCTGACGGACTCCGGGGAAAGTGTGAGTGTCGACGGGAACAAGATCAACGCTCCCTTTCGTTTCAAGGTCATCGGCAAGCCGCAGGACCTCGAACCGGCGCTCAACATCCCAGGAGGCGTGGTGCAGACGCTTGAGAAGGAGCAGGCCACCGTGACGGTCGAGCGGTCGGACAAGATCGTCGTGGACGCCTTGCGAGCGGCGAAGCGACCTGACTACGCTCGGTCGTCCTCCCAGTGA
- a CDS encoding DUF881 domain-containing protein, producing MPQQPPVRSTPARASRPDASMSLLTNVMDHSLDDGYAEAAARKKAAGAGGMPKTLRAKLGLAAGLVLAALVVTVGAAQARVAAPVVAKEREELIDRIDRETAAADELESTVDRLRDDVSARQREALKQSGGGDQTELVGILSGASEVHGPGVKLVVNDAKEAAAGADSDPRGTSGFSDTGRVRDRDMQRVVNGMWESGAEAVSINGQRLTALSAIRAAGDAILVDNRPLVPPYTVLAVGDGEGLSTKFQNSADGLYLHALQENFGIRTSISVEGDLRLPAAPSVIVRTAQPITESAQQRTEKGTS from the coding sequence ATGCCGCAGCAGCCCCCCGTTCGGAGCACTCCCGCCCGCGCCTCGCGCCCGGACGCCTCCATGTCGCTGCTGACCAACGTCATGGATCACAGCCTCGACGACGGCTACGCGGAGGCGGCCGCCCGGAAGAAGGCGGCGGGCGCCGGGGGCATGCCCAAGACCCTCAGGGCGAAGCTCGGTCTCGCGGCGGGCTTGGTGCTCGCGGCTCTGGTGGTGACCGTCGGCGCGGCACAGGCGCGCGTGGCGGCGCCGGTCGTGGCCAAGGAGCGCGAGGAGCTCATCGACCGGATCGACCGGGAGACCGCGGCGGCCGACGAGCTGGAGAGCACCGTCGACAGGCTGCGGGACGATGTGAGCGCCCGGCAGCGGGAGGCGCTCAAGCAGAGCGGCGGCGGTGACCAGACCGAGCTGGTCGGCATTCTGTCCGGTGCCTCCGAAGTGCACGGACCCGGTGTGAAGTTGGTCGTGAACGACGCCAAGGAGGCCGCCGCCGGCGCGGACAGCGACCCGCGCGGGACGAGCGGCTTCTCCGACACGGGGCGGGTACGTGACCGGGACATGCAGCGCGTGGTGAACGGGATGTGGGAGTCGGGCGCCGAGGCCGTCTCGATCAACGGGCAGCGGCTGACCGCGTTGTCCGCGATCAGGGCCGCCGGCGACGCGATACTGGTCGACAACAGGCCGCTGGTGCCGCCGTACACGGTGCTGGCGGTGGGGGACGGGGAAGGGTTGAGCACGAAGTTCCAGAACAGCGCGGACGGACTCTATCTGCACGCCCTGCAGGAGAACTTCGGTATTCGGACGAGCATCTCCGTGGAGGGGGACCTACGGTTGCCGGCCGCGCCGAGTGTGATTGTTCGCACAGCACAGCCGATAACCGAGTCAGCACAGCAGAGAACTGAGAAAGGCACATCGTGA
- a CDS encoding small basic family protein has protein sequence MIAVLGLVVGVVAGLLVRPEVPAVVEPYLPIAVVAALDAVFGGLRAMLDGIFDDKVFVVSFLSNVVVAALIVFLGDELGVGAQLSTGVVVVLGIRIFSNAAAIRRHVFRA, from the coding sequence GTGATCGCCGTACTGGGCCTCGTCGTGGGAGTCGTGGCCGGCCTGTTGGTCCGGCCCGAGGTTCCGGCGGTCGTCGAGCCTTATCTTCCCATCGCCGTGGTGGCGGCCCTCGACGCCGTCTTCGGGGGTCTGCGGGCCATGCTCGACGGCATCTTCGACGACAAGGTCTTCGTGGTGTCGTTCCTGTCGAACGTGGTCGTCGCCGCGCTGATCGTGTTCCTGGGCGACGAGTTGGGCGTCGGTGCCCAGCTGTCCACCGGTGTCGTCGTTGTCCTCGGCATCCGGATCTTCTCCAACGCCGCGGCGATCCGTCGGCACGTGTTCCGGGCGTGA